The following coding sequences are from one Haliotis asinina isolate JCU_RB_2024 chromosome 3, JCU_Hal_asi_v2, whole genome shotgun sequence window:
- the LOC137277071 gene encoding adipokinetic hormone/corazonin-related peptide receptor variant I-like: MTALFISVKMYLYHIEIHPIYATLRQCTPFGRLSGDQELIYGVVDIVAVVWFPGLLVCVCGTLAFIRRRNVQSTTEGVEQQYDDDNSKRDLWDLKYDILYTTTLDCLFTVCWLPYSIMKTVLLTHSGLFHERNHYLDIWDALTYLSMVNHCFNPLAYGLSCILYWRKKTLMHI; the protein is encoded by the exons ATGACTGCCTTATTCATCAGTGTAAAG ATGTATCTATATCACATTGAAATACACCCTATATACGCAACACTAAGACAGTGCACCCCGTTTGGAAGACTCTCAGGAGATCAAGAATTGATATATGGAGTCGTCGATATCGTTGCTGTTGTTTGGTTTCCTGGACTGCTTGTCTGTGTTTGTGGTACATTGGCTTTCATCCGCAGACGAAATG TTCAGTCTACCACCGAGGGCGTTGAGCAGCAGTATGACGACGACAACTCTAAGAGAGACCTGTGGGACCTGAAATATGATATCCTATACACAACAACATTAG ACTGCCTTTTCACCGTGTGTTGGCTGCCGTACAGCATTATGAAGACCGTTCTTCTTACACACTC AGGACTGTTCCACGAAAGAAATCATTACCTGGATATATGGGATGCTTTAACATATCTGTCCATGGTAAACCACTGCTTTAATCCTCTTGCCTACG GTCTTTCCTGCATACTCTATTGGAGAAAGAAAACTCTGATGCATATATAG
- the LOC137277028 gene encoding C5a anaphylatoxin chemotactic receptor 1-like encodes MDDEYFNSSNYSYDYDYESPIPYATPIVLNSVLLYIGVCANIWMIRSLYKSWKTGSRMHFYLLAICVADLLGLCIRCGLNIGLQATVVWRGGYYGCKLFAGFQLFGATMSHLILAGFNIDNLFTVICSRSIKALRIVFLLLSFVVAFIVSGVKFYFYHLVDAWYNGENMYYCTMDLGSRYDPGRLVHVAAYFLLPLLMMILFGVPSIFVWCCQKGTLSYGKTTRDDDSSTDLQFIGRDIGTVLAYDLVFFLCCAPGAGYDWLYRYYAITAHFVMLSLETANPCLNPFIYAIFNCIGRRNERTSPEL; translated from the exons ATGGATGATGAATATTTCAACTCGAGTAACTACTCGTACGATTATGATTATGAATCGCCAATACCATACGCGACGCCAATTGTATTGAACAGCGTTCTCCTATATATCGGGGTCTGTGCCAACATATGGATGATCAGATCTCTCTACAAATCATGGAAGACAGGCAGCAGGATGCATTTCTACCTCCTTGCCATTTGTGTTGCTGATTTGCTGGGCTTGTGTATCCGATGCGGACTCAACATTGGCCTTCAAGCGACCGTTGTATGGCGAGGCGGATACTATGGATGCAAACTTTTTGCAGGTTTCCAGCTGTTTGGAGCTACAATGTCCCACCTCATCCTGGCCGGATTCAATATCGATAATCTCTTCACCGTAATCTGTAGTCGCTCCATCAAGGCGTTGCGTATCGTCTTCCTGCTCTTATCTTTTGTAGTTGCTTTCATTGTCAGTGGCGTTAAG TTCTACTTCTACCATCTGGTTGACGCGTGGTACAATGGTGAGAACATGTACTACTGCACTATGGATTTAGGAAGTCGTTATGATCCAGGCAGACTGGTGCACGTGGCGGCATATTTCCTACTTCCGCTCCTTATGATGATACTGTTTGGTGTCCCATCAATATTTGTATGGTGTTGCCAAAAAG GAACACTCAGTTATGGGAAGACGACACGTGACGATGACTCCTCCACTGACCTTCAGTTCATTGGCAGAGATATTGGGACAGTGTTGGCTTACG ATTTGGTATTTTTCCTCTGCTGTGCTCCGGGTGCTGGGTATGACTGGCTTTACAG ATATTATGCAATTACGGCACACTTTGTTATGCTATCCCTGGAGACAGCAAACCCATGTCTCAACCCATTCATATATG cCATATTCAACTGCATTGGTAGACGGAATGAGAGAACATCTCCTGAACTGTAA
- the LOC137278379 gene encoding mesotocin receptor-like — MDTEFVNLTNYTYDYDYDSILQTTPYKTEIVVSSVLLYIGICANIWMIRSLYKSWKTGSRMHFYLLAICVADLLGLCIRCGVNIGLRATVVWRGGYYGCKIFAGLEMFGATLSHLILAGFNIDNLFTITCSRSIKALRIVFLLLSFVVAFIISCVKFYFYHLVQMSYHRDDMYYCLLDSEVAYIAFPVVHAAAYFLLPLLTMILFGLPSMFVWCCKKGTLSYEKLTRGDDSSTDLQFIGRDIGIVLAYDVVLILCCAPLVGYNWLYRFSSFTVHLVLIYLDTINPCLNPFIYAIFNCIVGRRERTSPGL, encoded by the exons ATGGATACAGAGTTTGTCAACTTAACTAACTACACATACGATTATGATTATGACAGCATTTTACAGACAACACCATACAAGACGGAAATCGTGGTGAGCAGTGTTCTGCTGTATATTGGAATCTGTGCCAACATATGGATGATCAGATCTCTCTACAAATCATGGAAGACAGGCAGCAGGATGCATTTCTACCTCCTTGCCATTTGTGTTGCTGATTTGCTGGGCTTGTGCATCCGATGCGGAGTCAACATTGGCCTTCGAGCAACCGTTGTGTGGCGAGGCGGCTATTACGGATGCAAAATTTTTGCAGGTCTTGAGATGTTTGGGGCTACTTTGTCCCACCTCATCCTGGCCGGATTCAATATCGATAATCTCTTCACTATAACCTGCAGTCGCTCCATCAAGGCGTTGCGTATCGTCTTCCTGCTGTTATCCTTTGTAGTTGCCTTCATTATCAGTTGCGTTAAG TTCTACTTTTATCATCTGGTTCAGATGTCGTACCACAGGGATGACATGTACTACTGCCTTTTGGATTCAGAAGTGGCTTATATTGCATTTCCAGTGGTACATGCTGCGGCATATTTCCTACTTCCACTTCTGACGATGATACTGTTTGGTCTCCCCTCAATGTTTGTATGGTGTtgtaaaaaag GAACACTCAGCTATGAGAAGTTGACACGTGGCGATGACTCCTCCACAGACCTTCAGTTCATTGGCAGAGATATTGGAATAGTGTTGGCTTACG ATGTAGTACTCATCCTCTGCTGTGCTCCGCTAGTTGGATATAACTGGCTTTACAG gttttcttcatttacGGTACACCTGGTTCTCATCTACCTGGACACCATAAACCCGTGTCTCAACCCATTCATATATG CCATATTCAACTGCATTGTTGGACGGAGGGAAAGAACTTCTCCTGGACTGTAA
- the LOC137278994 gene encoding uncharacterized protein, with the protein MDSVRFQLTLEQVESLVSKGAVQEIPLQDLTPGFYSPVFVRPKRNSGKWQLIHDLKEFNSSYLEQPPYFRLLTVPSVMQLLEPSDYMVSLDLQDAYLHIPIHLADCRYLRFFLHELQVQFLMYLDDGFAHNPSPSILEVQRDLVIHLLRRLGWLVNLEKSDLVPTTSLQYLGAILDTVAFKAFVPKERMTRLAPLMTRALSEPLSLRQWQRILGLLTSAQDLTIRGRLMLRPLQVFLNEHVRETHCLHPISLPPHLRHFLTWWQVDDNVLKGVPLRTPLPTSHLFVDASTQGWGAHLGSDQTAGTWSAAQQDRHINVLELDAVRLAILHWSVPLRHQTLLVHTDSSVAAWTINRQGSTRATPLLDLTLRLFELVDRLCLSIRAVHIPGAKNVLADVLSRPDAPPSTEWQLNPRTFQSLCLQFGRPMLDLFATRLNCQLPIYVSPVPYPAAWAVDALSLEWEGMDAYAFPPPAVLAQVVAKLQTTKSIRLLLVAPMWPARPWFVPLRRLCLQDPVQIPHRRDLLISKPSGRVHENPQRKTTQKLYDFQWGSFSSFCEDNGVEAGSATLPQIADYLVHLRNVRGLKASSINTNLAAIMSVIRKRSPGLDISVLRELIKSFRQAEGRRKLRAPEWDLAVVLDHLKSDFYEPLEEVPLLRVTVKTTFLVAMTSAARISELHALQADLLRFEATDGGSASLGLAPDFVCKNQQADELGRTFHIPSLGPLVDPTEEGALSLCPVRALRVYTDRTRSLRRGRRRLFLPHSQRSKREIDRRALGVYLRSAIIEAYKGQDRPLPTRTNPHEIRAVSATMAYHRNIAVADIMAGCFWKSGLVFANHYLRTLSYEDLAGISRLGPQVFAQQGTGGPYPLIRRGAAPL; encoded by the exons atggactcggtcaggttccaaCTCACCTTAGAGCAGGTGGAGTCTCTAGTCTCCAAGGGGGCAGTTCAGGAAATCCCCCTCCAGGATCTGactcccgggttctattcccccgtTTTTGTCAGGCCCAAACGCAACTCGGGGAAATGGCAGCTGATTCATGACTTGAAGGAGTTCAACTCCTCCTACCTCGAACAGCCGCCATATTTTCGACTCTTGACTGTTCCATCAGTCATGCAGTTACTGGAGCCCTCGGACTACATGGTGTCCCTCGACCTCCAGGATGCGTACCTGCACATCCCCATTCACTTGGCGGATTGCAGGTACCTCCGTTTC TTCCTCCACGAACTCCAGGTCCAATTCCTTATGTACCTGGACGATGGGTTCGCTCACAACCCTTCGCCCTCCATTCTCGAGGTGCAACGGGACCTCGTCATCCACCTCCTTCGACGCCTAGGGTGGCTAGTGAACCTGGAGAAGTCGGACCTGGTACCAACCACCTCTCTCCAATACCTAGGTGCCATACTGGATACAGTAGCCTTCAAGGCTTTTGTACCCAAGGAGCGGATGACCAGGCTAGCGCCCCTGATGACTCGGGCACTATCAGAGCCCCTGTCCCTCAGGCAGTGGCAGCGGATATTGGGCCTCCTGACGTCAGCCCAGGACCTAACCATAAGGGGGAGGCTGATGCTCCGACCACTTCAGGTGTTCCTCAACGAGCACGTCAGGGAGACCCACTGTCTTCACCCAATAAGTCTCCCACCTCACCTCAGACACTTCCTCACCTGGTGGCAAGTGGACGACAACGTCCTCAAAGGAGTTCCCCTAAGGACACCTCTCCCGACCAGTCACCTTTTCGTGGACGCCTCCACCCAAGGATGGGGCGCTCACTTGGGGTCGGACCAGACGGCAGGTACCTGGTCGGCAGCCCAGCAGGACcggcacatcaatgtgctggaGTTGGACGCCGTACGACTTGCCATCCTCCATTGGTCCGTTCCCCTCAGGCACCAGACCTTACTGGTCCACACGGACAGCTCAGTCGCAGCCTGGACGATCAACCGTCAAGGCTCCACCAGAGCCACTCCTCTCCTAGACCTGACCCTCCGCCTGTTCGAACTGGTAGACAGGCTCTGCCTGAGCATCCGTGCAGTTCACATTCCAGGAGCCAAGAACGTCCTGGCAGATGTTCTCTCCCGGCCGGATGCGCCTCCTTCGACAGAGTGGCAACTGAACCCGCGGACGTTTCAGTCCCTCTGTCTCCAGTTCGGCAGACCCATGTTGGATCTGTTTGCCACCAGGCTGAACTGCCAGCTCCCGATCTATGTATCCCCCGTGCCGTACCCAGCGGCCTGGGCCGTCGATGCACTGTCGTTAGAGTGGGAAGGGATGGACGCTTATGCCTTCCCTCCCCCAGCGGTTCTAGCACAGGTAGTGGCCAAGCTTCAGACCACCAAGTCCATCAGACTGCTTCTGGTGGCTCCCATGTGGCCTGCCCGGCCCTGGTTCGTTCCCCTTCGCAGACTCTGTCTGCAGGATCCCGTTCAGATCCCTCACCGGAGGGACCTTCTCATAAGCAAGCCAAGCGGCCGTGTTCACGAAAACCCTCAG AGGAAAACCACGCAGAAGCTCTACGACTTTCAGTGGGGTTCCTTTTCCTCCTTCTGTGAAGACAACGGCGTGGAGGCCGGTTCTGCCACTCTTCCCCAGATAGCTGATTATCTGGTTCACTTGCGCAACGTTCGAGGGCTCAAGGCCTCCTCCATTAACACCAATCTGGCGGCCATCATGTCCGTTATAAGGAAGAGGTCGCCGGGACTGGACATTTCTGTACTGAGGGAGCTCATCAAGTCTTTCCGACAGGCGGAGGGTCGGCGCAAGCTGAGGGCTCCTGAGTGGGATCTGGCAGTGGTCCTTGACCACCTCAAGTCAGATTTTTATGAGCCTCTGGAAGAGGTTCCCCTCCTCCGCGTCACGGTGAAGACCACCTTTCTAGTGGCCATGACCTCGGCGGCCCGAATATCGGAGCTTCACGCTCTTCAGGCGGATCTCCTGAGATTTGAGGCCACCGATGGAGGATCTGCGTCCTTGGGCCTCGCCCCCGACTTCGTTTGCAAGAACCAACAGGCAGACGAACTGGGACGTACCTTCCACATCCCTTCCTTAGGGCCGTTGGTAGACCCGACGGAGGAGGGAGCACTCTCTCTCTGCCCTGTCAGGGCTCTCCGAGTGTATACCGACCGTACCCGCTCCCTTAGGCGGGGGCGGCGGAGGCTCTTCCTCCCTCACTCCCAGAGGAGCAAAAGGGAGATTGATCGGAGAGCTCTTGGGGTATACCTTCGGTCGGCCATCATAGAGGCCTACAAAGGCCAGGACAGACCTCTTCCGACTCGAACcaacccacacgagatcaggGCCGTCTCTGCCACCATGGCTTATCACCGCAACATTGCGGTGGCGGACATCATGGCGGGCTGCTTCTGGAAGTCTGGCTTGGTGTTCGCCAACCACTATTTACGAACCCTCTCCTACGAGGATCTGGCGGGCATTTCAAGGCTAGGACCCCAGGTCTTTGCCCAGCAAGGAACGGGGGGTCCTTACCCTTTAATTCGGCGCGGGGCTGCTCCTCTTTAG